The nucleotide sequence GATGGCGAAGCCAAATGACTGTCTGAAATAAAAAATGTTTTTTCCGTCATGCGCAGAAAATATGCAAAAAGAACGTATTATGAAACAATGAAAACGGTGGAAGGACTAATAGCGGATTTTTACAACCAGAATACCCGACATGACAACTATTATCATTGTCCAGCCGAACCAGTTACCATAACGCAAAAATAATGTAGGCCGATCGATAATACTGATATCACCGAACAAAACATCATCCGTTCCGTTTTGAGTTTGTTGTAGTACGCGGCCATATGGATCGATGATCGATGAAACTCCTGAATTAGCTGCCCTCGCGATGCTGATCCGGTTTTCTATCGCACGTAACACTGCGCATTGCGCGTGCTGGACCGGCTCGAATGTCCCGTCATACCATGCATCGTTCGTTACAATGACTAAAAAGCGCGCACCGCGTAGCATAAATTGCCTGACAAAATCGGGAAATATCGACTCCAGGCAAATGACCCCGGCAAAGGCAACCGAATCCGTTTGTTTTTTTTCATTGTATAATGGCAGTTCAAAAACTTTATGCTCATCGCCCGGTAAATATCCGAAGTCGCCAATATCCATTGCTATATTTTGAATAAAGTGCAAGTATTCCGGAACATATTCACCAAACAACACTAATTGCATTTTATAATAAAATTGTATCGACGATGTATCCGGCCTAAGAAGAAAAATGGCGTTGCGGCTCCTGGAAATCGTTTTCCCCTGTTCGTCATCGATCAGAGTACGGTCAGGAATTCCCGTAATCAGCGGCGTCCATTGTAGCTTCAGCTCATCGCGAACCGTTTCGAATCTTTTCCGGTCATAACGAAGCCGGTTAGGGATCGCAGTCTCTGGCCAGACAACCATATCCACTGTGTGCTCTCGCACTGTTTGCATTTGCTCCATCACTTTTGAAAAAGCAAAATCTCTTTCCAGCCATTTCTGATTGGGCTCGATATTAGGCTGCACCACCGCACAACGGACAATCCGCACATTGTCCCCTTCTGATTTCTTCAGCGTCCACAAACCATGAACAGCCGGAATTAAAAAAACGACCGCAATTCCAATTAAGAGATATTTTATCTTTGGAATTTTTTCGTTGATCGTGGTAATACGTTTATAAATGAAAAAGAAAAAAACGTTTAAAGTTACAACCCAGAATGTAATCCCAAACATGCCGGTATATTCAATGAATTGAATAAACGGCATGTAGTACGTTTGAGTGGTGGCCAATGAATGCAGCGTAAAACGCAAATCACTAAACGATTGCAAAAAATCAAAAGCCGTCCAAAGGAAAGGAGCCGCCCAAAAACCATTGAGACCGAATCGACGGCAAAAATAATTCTGCAAAACAGCAAATAATCCCCACCAGCATGCTAAGTACATAATTGAACCAAGATACATACCGGTCGCTTGCATTTGCGTTGCCCCTGAATTCATATTCAGCCACGAAAGAAAAGCTCCGGTAGCAAACAATCCAAGCAAGTATCCCGTTCTGAAACCGCTTTGGAATGCATTCAATTCTAACAACAGGAAAAAAGGGATAAGTACAAAGTACGATAAAAAACCGGTTGGAAATGGAGGGAAACTAAAATAAAAGAGAACGATCGTAAGAATAAAAAGAATCGGTATGTTTTTGCGCATGCGATGTTATTTATTCTGGACTGCCCCGTTGGGCTTGAACTGCAAATACGTATAATCTTTCATTCCCAATTCATACATGTCAAGAAGCCTCACGCCTTCACTCGGTTTGATAATGCCTTCTTTGATGCGTTGATCTACTGTCTTCTTGATTAACTTGATGATCTCATTTTCATTGTATTGCACCAACGACAATACTTGCCCGACATTCGAACCTGGAATAATTTCCTCGACGTAATAATCTTCAGGCTCCTCATCATCCATGAAAACATGCACTTCATTTACGCGGCCGAAAAGATTATGCAAATCTCCCATAATGTCCTGGTACGCCCCTAGCAAAAAAATTCCGAGATAATACGGTTGCCCATTGAGCGGGTGCAGTTCAAGACGATCTTTGATATCTTTCAAATCGATGAATTTACCGATCTTGCCGTCTGAATCACACGTTATATCAACTAATGTTGCACGTTTGCTGGGCTCTTCACTCAACCGGTGAATCGGTACAATTGGGAATAAATGATCGATAGCCCAGTGGTCGAGCAGCGATTGAAAGATCGAAAAATTACATAAATACTGATCGGCCAGTTTCGGCTCGAGATCCATCAGTTCTTCCGGAATCGACTCCATATTACGTGTATATTCACGAATAATATTCGATATTTCCCAGAACAAACTTTCAACTTTTGCTTTTTCGATTAGCGTAAGGTATCCAAGATTGAATAACGATTGCGATTCTTCTCTGCGTTGGACAGCATCGTGATACACTTCAAGATAGTTAGTATTCTTTTTATGAAGTTGATGACGCAGATCAAGCATCTCTTGGATGATATCCGGATCGGAGGGTGTGTAATCAAGTTTCCGCTGCGGATAGCCTTTTTCAATATTGCCAAAAATCTCCAAAATCAAGACCGAGTGATGCGCGACAATCGCTCTTCCGCTTTCAGAAACGATGTTCGGATGCGGCACTTCTTCGCTATTGCAGACTTCTAGAATAGTATAGACCACGTCATTCGCATATTCCTGCATAGTATAATTCATACTGCTTTGGAATGGCGTTCGGGAACCATCGTAATCAACGCCAAGTCCGCCACCGACATCCATATATTGGATCGGAACGCCCATTTTATGGGCGCTTACATAAATACGTGCCGCTTCTTTTACGGCTGCCTTAATCGTACGGATATCAGGAATTTGCGAACCGATATGAAAATGAAGCAATTTAAAAGCATGTTCCAGATTGTACTGCTTGAGCAATTCAATCGCTTCTATCATCTCCGGAGTTGACAAACCGAATTTGGATTGATCGCCGCTGGAAGCTTCCCACTTGCCTGTGCCTTTGGTACTCAACTTGGCTCGAATACCGATAGCGGGTTCGACTCCCAATTCTTGCGATTGCTGAAGAATCAAACGAAGTTCGGACAATTTTTCGGCAACCAGAATAACGTTCTTTTTTAATTGCTTGCCAAGTAAAGCCATTCGGATGAACTGCGCGTCCTTGTATCCATTGGCGATGATTGGAGTTTCTTTATCTTCGATCAATGCAAGTGCTACATATAATTCCGGTTTGCTTCCGCATT is from bacterium and encodes:
- the lnt gene encoding apolipoprotein N-acyltransferase — protein: MRKNIPILFILTIVLFYFSFPPFPTGFLSYFVLIPFFLLLELNAFQSGFRTGYLLGLFATGAFLSWLNMNSGATQMQATGMYLGSIMYLACWWGLFAVLQNYFCRRFGLNGFWAAPFLWTAFDFLQSFSDLRFTLHSLATTQTYYMPFIQFIEYTGMFGITFWVVTLNVFFFFIYKRITTINEKIPKIKYLLIGIAVVFLIPAVHGLWTLKKSEGDNVRIVRCAVVQPNIEPNQKWLERDFAFSKVMEQMQTVREHTVDMVVWPETAIPNRLRYDRKRFETVRDELKLQWTPLITGIPDRTLIDDEQGKTISRSRNAIFLLRPDTSSIQFYYKMQLVLFGEYVPEYLHFIQNIAMDIGDFGYLPGDEHKVFELPLYNEKKQTDSVAFAGVICLESIFPDFVRQFMLRGARFLVIVTNDAWYDGTFEPVQHAQCAVLRAIENRISIARAANSGVSSIIDPYGRVLQQTQNGTDDVLFGDISIIDRPTLFLRYGNWFGWTMIIVVMSGILVVKIRY
- the speA gene encoding biosynthetic arginine decarboxylase, whose amino-acid sequence is MAAWSIEQSEKLYNVEQWGAGYFHINTKGHIAVSPTKDPTKAIDLHTVVEDIRNRGIELPAVVRFQDILRSRVKELNESFRSAIAEYNYQGKYTGVFPIKVNQLREAVEEILDAGIPYGYGIECGSKPELYVALALIEDKETPIIANGYKDAQFIRMALLGKQLKKNVILVAEKLSELRLILQQSQELGVEPAIGIRAKLSTKGTGKWEASSGDQSKFGLSTPEMIEAIELLKQYNLEHAFKLLHFHIGSQIPDIRTIKAAVKEAARIYVSAHKMGVPIQYMDVGGGLGVDYDGSRTPFQSSMNYTMQEYANDVVYTILEVCNSEEVPHPNIVSESGRAIVAHHSVLILEIFGNIEKGYPQRKLDYTPSDPDIIQEMLDLRHQLHKKNTNYLEVYHDAVQRREESQSLFNLGYLTLIEKAKVESLFWEISNIIREYTRNMESIPEELMDLEPKLADQYLCNFSIFQSLLDHWAIDHLFPIVPIHRLSEEPSKRATLVDITCDSDGKIGKFIDLKDIKDRLELHPLNGQPYYLGIFLLGAYQDIMGDLHNLFGRVNEVHVFMDDEEPEDYYVEEIIPGSNVGQVLSLVQYNENEIIKLIKKTVDQRIKEGIIKPSEGVRLLDMYELGMKDYTYLQFKPNGAVQNK